From one Thalassobaculum sp. OXR-137 genomic stretch:
- a CDS encoding IS110 family transposase, with protein MDQVIVGIDVSKSRLDVHILLGAQGPGECEAVPRDGAGIAALAERLGALGATLVGVEATGGFETVVAAGLAGAGLPVVVVNPRQIRAFAQALGRRAKTDPIDAEMIARFLAATRPEPRALPDASGRLLADLVARRRQIVSMIAAERQRQSRLTEPRVRRSILRLITALEKELNEVDREIDDQVRGSPVWQAQEDLLRSVPGIGPATARTLLADLPELGRLDRRQIASLAGLAPWTRQSGTWRGKAFIGGGRASVRTALFVAAMVGARYNPTLKAFHARLIAAGKPKMVALIAVARKLLTILNAIVRDQKPWQVA; from the coding sequence ATGGACCAGGTGATCGTGGGTATCGACGTCTCCAAGAGCCGTCTGGATGTTCATATCCTGCTCGGCGCGCAAGGGCCGGGCGAATGTGAGGCGGTGCCGCGTGACGGCGCTGGGATTGCAGCGTTGGCCGAGCGTCTTGGAGCGCTGGGAGCAACGCTGGTGGGGGTCGAGGCGACGGGCGGCTTCGAGACGGTGGTGGCGGCGGGTCTGGCCGGGGCGGGCTTGCCGGTCGTCGTGGTCAATCCGCGCCAGATCCGGGCCTTCGCCCAGGCGCTGGGACGTCGGGCGAAGACCGATCCGATCGATGCGGAGATGATCGCCCGGTTCCTGGCGGCGACCCGGCCTGAGCCGCGCGCATTGCCCGATGCGTCCGGCCGCCTGCTGGCCGATCTGGTGGCCCGGCGACGGCAGATCGTGTCGATGATCGCCGCCGAGCGCCAGCGTCAGAGCCGCCTCACGGAACCGCGGGTGCGGCGCTCGATCCTGCGTCTGATCACGGCCCTGGAGAAGGAACTGAACGAGGTCGACCGCGAGATCGACGACCAGGTCCGCGGCTCGCCGGTCTGGCAGGCACAGGAGGATCTGCTGCGCAGCGTGCCCGGCATCGGTCCGGCCACCGCCCGCACCCTGCTCGCCGATCTGCCCGAACTCGGCCGACTGGACCGGCGCCAGATCGCCTCCCTGGCGGGGCTGGCACCGTGGACGCGCCAATCGGGAACTTGGCGCGGCAAAGCCTTCATCGGCGGCGGACGCGCGAGCGTACGCACCGCCCTGTTCGTCGCAGCCATGGTCGGCGCGCGCTACAACCCTACCCTCAAGGCCTTCCACGCCAGACTGATCGCTGCAGGAAAGCCCAAGATGGTCGCCCTCATCGCCGTCGCCAGAAAGCTGCTTACCATCCTCAACGCCATCGTCAGAGATCAAAAGCCATGGCAAGTCGCTTGA
- the recQ gene encoding DNA helicase RecQ has protein sequence MTRTRDSATSEAMALAHPDSLDVSPALPGRCPETALHDVFGFAEFRPGQRDVIDSILAGRDTLAVMPTGAGKSLCFQLPAVMDGGLTVVVSPLIALMEDQVRSLRLQGVCAAAMHSGNAPGTNGDIWRQARSGELRLLYIAPERLALDGILDDLSEIGVTRLVVDEAHCISQWGHAFRPDYLTLARVRERLGVPTAAFTATADAATRRDIVDRLCGGDAREFVFGFDRPNLDLRIAEKRSPMKQLLAFLADRQGESGIVYCLSRRAVEETAAGLNRQGIKAVPYHAGLDPEVRSANQDRFVTEDGIVVCATIAFGMGIDKPDVRFVFHTDVPGSVEAYYQEIGRAGRDGLPATVQMLYGLADIAQRRRFVDESGASEDQRRIEHRRLNTLLGICETAGCRRQALLAALGEPMAKPCGNCDTCREPPETLDGLVPAQKVLSAILRTGQRFGAGHIVDILVGGKTEAVQRHGHDALPTFGVGTEFDRNGWRSVIRQLVACGIVAIDTAGFGGLTVGETGRAVLKGEAGVTLRRDTAKRAKTGRDREQTVATVSPENADLLRALKEERRDIARELSLPAYTVLHDRSLIELAERRPSSLEAFAGIHGVGQAKLEKFGARFLAVIREADGAAA, from the coding sequence ATGACCCGCACCCGCGACAGTGCTACCTCTGAGGCCATGGCTCTCGCCCACCCCGACTCCCTCGACGTTTCGCCCGCCCTCCCCGGCCGCTGCCCGGAGACGGCGCTGCACGACGTGTTCGGCTTCGCCGAATTCCGGCCCGGCCAGCGCGACGTGATCGACAGCATCCTCGCCGGCCGCGACACCCTCGCGGTGATGCCGACCGGTGCGGGCAAGTCGCTCTGCTTCCAGCTTCCCGCCGTCATGGATGGCGGGCTGACGGTCGTCGTGTCGCCGCTGATCGCGCTGATGGAAGACCAGGTCCGCTCCCTGCGCCTGCAGGGGGTCTGCGCGGCCGCCATGCATTCCGGCAACGCGCCCGGCACCAACGGCGACATCTGGCGCCAGGCCCGCTCCGGCGAGCTGCGGCTGCTCTACATCGCGCCCGAGCGCCTGGCCCTGGACGGCATCCTCGACGACCTGTCGGAGATCGGCGTCACCCGGCTGGTGGTGGACGAGGCGCACTGCATCAGCCAGTGGGGCCACGCCTTCAGGCCGGACTATCTCACCCTGGCGCGGGTGCGCGAGCGGCTCGGCGTTCCGACCGCCGCCTTCACCGCCACCGCCGACGCCGCCACGCGGCGCGACATCGTCGACCGGCTGTGCGGCGGCGACGCAAGGGAATTCGTCTTCGGCTTCGACCGGCCGAACCTGGATCTGCGCATCGCCGAGAAGCGCAGCCCGATGAAGCAGCTCCTGGCCTTCCTGGCCGACCGTCAGGGCGAGAGCGGCATCGTCTACTGCCTGTCGCGCCGGGCGGTGGAGGAGACGGCGGCCGGCCTGAACCGCCAGGGCATCAAGGCGGTGCCCTATCACGCCGGACTCGACCCGGAGGTGCGCTCGGCCAATCAGGACCGCTTCGTCACCGAGGACGGGATCGTCGTCTGCGCCACCATCGCCTTCGGCATGGGCATCGACAAGCCGGACGTGCGCTTCGTCTTCCACACCGACGTGCCCGGATCGGTGGAGGCCTATTACCAGGAGATCGGGCGCGCCGGGCGCGACGGCCTGCCCGCCACCGTGCAGATGCTCTACGGCCTGGCCGATATCGCCCAGCGCCGCCGCTTCGTCGACGAGAGCGGGGCAAGCGAGGACCAGCGCCGGATCGAGCATCGCCGCCTCAACACCCTGCTGGGCATCTGCGAGACCGCAGGCTGCCGCCGCCAGGCGCTGCTCGCCGCCCTGGGCGAGCCGATGGCGAAACCCTGCGGCAACTGCGACACCTGCCGGGAGCCGCCGGAGACCCTGGACGGGCTGGTCCCGGCGCAGAAGGTGCTCTCGGCCATCCTGCGCACCGGCCAGCGTTTCGGTGCCGGCCATATCGTCGACATCCTGGTCGGCGGCAAGACCGAGGCCGTCCAGCGCCACGGCCACGATGCGCTGCCAACTTTCGGCGTCGGCACCGAGTTCGACCGCAACGGCTGGCGCTCGGTGATCCGCCAGCTCGTCGCCTGTGGCATCGTTGCCATCGACACCGCCGGGTTCGGCGGGCTGACCGTGGGCGAGACCGGCCGCGCCGTGCTGAAGGGCGAGGCCGGCGTCACCCTGCGCCGCGACACCGCCAAGCGCGCGAAGACCGGGCGCGACCGCGAGCAGACCGTGGCCACCGTCTCGCCGGAAAACGCCGACCTGCTGCGGGCCCTGAAGGAGGAGCGGCGCGACATCGCCCGCGAACTCTCCCTGCCGGCCTATACCGTGCTGCACGACCGCTCGCTGATCGAGCTGGCCGAGCGCCGGCCGTCCTCGCTGGAGGCCTTCGCCGGGATCCATGGGGTGGGCCAGGCCAAGCTGGAGAAGTTCGGTGCCCGGTTCCTCGCCGTGATCCGCGAGGCCGACGGGGCGGCCGCATGA
- a CDS encoding SDR family oxidoreductase — translation MSTIKSAIVTGAGSGIGKRSALALLKAGWSVALAGRRADALEETKKEAGADGDRALAVPTDVTDPAAVKALFDKTVEAFGRVDFIFNNAGMNAPGIPLEELSDDQWRNVVDVNLTGCFWVIREAFRVMKAQEPMGGRIVNNGSISAHAPRPDSIPYTATKHAVSGLTKTAALDGRKYDIAVGQIDVGNAFTELAARMKTGVKQANGDIKPEAMMDVDHVANAIVHMASLPPEANILNLTVMATKMPFVGRG, via the coding sequence ATGAGCACCATCAAATCGGCCATCGTCACGGGCGCGGGGTCCGGCATCGGCAAGCGCAGCGCGCTGGCGCTGCTGAAGGCCGGCTGGAGCGTGGCCCTGGCGGGCCGCCGCGCCGACGCGCTGGAGGAGACCAAGAAGGAGGCCGGCGCCGACGGCGACCGCGCCCTGGCCGTGCCGACCGACGTGACCGATCCGGCAGCCGTGAAGGCGCTGTTCGACAAGACGGTGGAAGCCTTCGGCCGGGTCGACTTCATCTTCAACAATGCCGGCATGAACGCCCCGGGCATCCCGCTGGAGGAGCTGTCCGACGACCAGTGGCGCAACGTGGTCGACGTGAACCTGACCGGCTGCTTCTGGGTGATCCGCGAGGCGTTCCGGGTGATGAAGGCGCAGGAGCCCATGGGCGGGCGCATCGTCAACAACGGCTCGATCTCGGCCCATGCGCCGCGGCCGGACAGCATCCCCTACACCGCCACCAAGCACGCGGTCTCCGGCCTGACCAAGACGGCGGCGCTGGACGGGCGGAAGTACGACATCGCGGTCGGCCAGATCGACGTGGGCAACGCCTTCACCGAGCTGGCGGCGCGCATGAAGACCGGGGTGAAGCAGGCGAACGGCGACATCAAGCCGGAGGCGATGATGGACGTGGACCACGTGGCCAACGCCATCGTCCACATGGCCAGCCTGCCGCCGGAGGCCAACATCCTGAACCTGACCGTGATGGCGACCAAGATGCCGTTCGTGGGGCGGGGGTAG